A portion of the Carya illinoinensis cultivar Pawnee chromosome 11, C.illinoinensisPawnee_v1, whole genome shotgun sequence genome contains these proteins:
- the LOC122280686 gene encoding (+)-cis,trans-nepetalactol synthase NEPS2-like, giving the protein MTDSTVANHRSLEGKVAIITGGASGIGEATARLFAQHGTSMVVIADIQDQLGKQVASSIGIDKCSYVHCDVSDEDQVKKTVESTVEKYGQLDIMFSNAGILSSSEQTVLELDISRFDRLFAVNVRGMALCVKHAARAMVEGGVRGSIVCTGSVAASHGLKSRTDYCMTKHAVLGMVRSASQQLGEHGIRVNSVSPNGVATPLTCRVRGKSAEELEKVYEPFARLKGVSLKVEHVADAVLFLACNKFVSGHDLVVDGVYVPGSSSTTT; this is encoded by the coding sequence ATGACAGACTCCACAGTGGCCAACCACAGATCCCTAGAGGGCAAGGTAGCAATAATCACCGGCGGCGCAAGTGGCATAGGAGAGGCCACCGCACGCCTTTTCGCTCAACATGGCACAAGCATGGTGGTGATCGCCGATATCCAGGACCAACTGGGTAAACAGGTTGCCTCATCCATTGGCATAGACAAGTGCAGCTACGTGCACTGTGATGTTTCCGACGAAGACCAGGTCAAAAAGACCGTGGAATCGACCGTCGAGAAATATGGGCAGCTAGACATCATGTTCAGCAATGCTGGGATTCTAAGTTCCTCCGAACAAACCGTCCTTGAGCTCGACATTTCAAGATTCGACCGATTGTTTGCAGTCAACGTCCGTGGCATGGCGTTGTGTGTGAAGCACGCCGCGCGCGCGATGGTTGAAGGAGGCGTGAGGGGGAGTATCGTCTGCACGGGGAGCGTGGCGGCTAGCCACGGTTTGAAGTCTCGGACGGACTATTGCATGACAAAGCACGCGGTGCTGGGGATGGTTCGATCAGCGAGCCAGCAGCTAGGGGAGCACGGGATTAGGGTGAACAGCGTATCACCAAATGGGGTGGCGACGCCATTGACGTGCCGCGTGCGAGGGAAGAGCGCGGAAGAGCTTGAGAAGGTGTACGAGCCATTTGCGAGGTTGAAAGGGGTTTCGCTGAAAGTGGAACACGTAGCAGATGCTGTGCTGTTTCTTGCATGTAATAAATTTGTGAGTGGGCATGATCTTGTGGTGGACGGTGTTTATGTGCCTGGaagtagtagtactactacttAA